One Xiphophorus maculatus strain JP 163 A chromosome 9, X_maculatus-5.0-male, whole genome shotgun sequence DNA segment encodes these proteins:
- the samd13 gene encoding sterile alpha motif domain-containing protein 13 isoform X1 has translation MKNYCNVTESSMEDKANGSVDTKSPVENGQLPDPSNWGVADVVNYFKATGFEEQATAFQDQEIDGKSLLLMTRNDVLTGLSIKLGPALKIYEYHVKPLQTQHLKSNAS, from the exons ATGAAAAATTACTGCAACGTAACAGAAT CCAGTATGGAGGACAAGGCAAATGGTTCAGTTGACACCAAAAG CCCGGTGGAGAACGGTCAGCTGCCAGACCCTTCCAACTGGGGAGTTGCTGACGTTGTCAATTATTTCAAGGCAACAGGGTTTGAAGAGCAAGCTACAGCTTTCCAAGATCAG GAAATTGACGGCAAGTCTTTGCTGCTGATGACGCGTAACGACGTCCTAACAGGACTGTCGATAAAACTCGGCCCCGCGTTGAAAATCTACGAGTACCATGTGAAGCCGCTGCAAACGCAGCACCTGAAGAGCAACGCGTCGTAG
- the samd13 gene encoding sterile alpha motif domain-containing protein 13 isoform X2, with translation MEDKANGSVDTKSPVENGQLPDPSNWGVADVVNYFKATGFEEQATAFQDQEIDGKSLLLMTRNDVLTGLSIKLGPALKIYEYHVKPLQTQHLKSNAS, from the exons ATGGAGGACAAGGCAAATGGTTCAGTTGACACCAAAAG CCCGGTGGAGAACGGTCAGCTGCCAGACCCTTCCAACTGGGGAGTTGCTGACGTTGTCAATTATTTCAAGGCAACAGGGTTTGAAGAGCAAGCTACAGCTTTCCAAGATCAG GAAATTGACGGCAAGTCTTTGCTGCTGATGACGCGTAACGACGTCCTAACAGGACTGTCGATAAAACTCGGCCCCGCGTTGAAAATCTACGAGTACCATGTGAAGCCGCTGCAAACGCAGCACCTGAAGAGCAACGCGTCGTAG
- the LOC102230976 gene encoding uricase-like produces MAYAGNQNVEFVRTGYGKNAVRVMVIKRQGSHHYLIELKANVEITLKSRKDYLTGDNSDIIPTDTIKNTVHALAKIKGVNTIEQFSLDLCHHFLTSFNHVLRAKVYMEEAPWRRLEKNGVGHVHAFIYSPEACRFCDVEQNLNGIPVVHSGVKDMKVLKTTQSGFEGFFRDRFTTLQDTKDRVFCTTVYSRWRYNKVQNVDFDAAWKCVRETIIEKFAGPYGRGEFSPSVQKTLYETQVLALDRVPEVEEIEIVMPNQHYFTIDMTKMGLNNKDEVFLPLDNPSGNITGTVCRKQRARL; encoded by the exons ATGGCATACGCTGGAAATCAG AATGTGGAGTTTGTGCGGACAGGCTACGGCAAGAATGCAGTGAGGGTGATGGTCATCAAGAGACAGGGGAGCCACCACTACCTTATTGAGCTGAAGGCTAACGTGGAGATAACACTCAAGTCACGCAAGGACTATCTGACCGGAGACAACTCAGACATCATTCCCACCGACACCATCAAGAACACTGTCCACGCCCTGGCCAAAATCAAAGGG GTAAATACTATTGAGCAATTTTCCCTGGATCTCTGCCATCATTTCCTGACCTCTTTCAACCATGTGCTGAGGGCCAAGGTTTACATGGAGGAGGCGCCCTGGAGAAGACTGGAGAAG aacGGTGTTGGACATGTTCATGCTTTCATCTACAGCCCAGAGGCTTGTCGCTTCTGTGATGTTGAACAGAACCTCAACG GTATTCCAGTGGTTCACAGTGGAGTGAAGGACATGAAGGTGCTAAAAACCACTCAGTCTGGCTTTGAGGGCTTTTTCCGAGATCGTTTCACAACACTGCAAGACACCAAGGACAGGGTTTTCTGCACCACCGTTTACTCTAGGTGGCGCTACAACAAGGTCCAGAACGTTGACTTTGATGCTGCATG GAAGTGTGTGAGAGAAACAATTATTGAGAAATTTGCTGGCCCCTACGGTCGAGGAGAGTTTTCACCATCTGTGCAAAAGACCCTTTATGAAACACAAGTTCTGGCCCTGGACAGGGTTCCTGAG GTGGAGGAAATCGAGATTGTCATGCCCAACCAGCATTACTTCACCATAGACATGACAAAAATGGGTCTAAACAACAAAGATGAG GTGTTTCTTCCTCTGGATAATCCCTCTGGAAACATCACAGGAACAGTGTGTCGTAAGCAGAGAGCCAGACTTTAA